GACGAGGAGGGCGACCTGGTCGCCGAAGTCGCGGCGCAGGGTGTCCAGGCCGTACTCGGTGTCCTCGACGGTGTCGTGCAGGAGCCCTGCCATCAGGGTCGCCGGGTCCATGCCGAGCTCGGCGAGGATCGTGGTGACGGCGAGGGGGTGGGTGATGTACGGGTCGCCGCTCTTGCGCTTCTGGCCGCGGTGCCAGCGCTCGGCGACCTGGTACGCGCGCTCGATCTGGCGCAGCGTGGAGGTCTCGATCTTGGGGTCGTTGCCGCGGACGGCCCGCAGGAGCGGTTCGAGAACGGGGTTGTACGGGGACGAGCGCTGGACGCCGAGGCGGGCGAGGCGTGCGCGTACGCGGTTCGACGATCCTCCGCCGGTGCGCGCCGCCGGGCCCTGGAGGGCGGGCTTGGGCGCGGAGACCGGGGCCGCGCCGCCCGCACGCACCGGTGCGTCCGCGGGCCTGGATTTCTCCAGGGGCGGCTTGGGGGGCGTGGCGGGGGTCGCAGCGGCCTTCTTCTCCGGCTGGTCGGGCTGCGCGGCGGCTGCGGGCTGGGCCTCGTCTGGCAAGAGCGCTCCTCGTGCGGGTCCGGGTCCCCCGGTCAGGTCCGGAAGACCCATGGTATCGACCCCTGGCTGTGCGCTCGCCCTGGACCGGTCCGTGGACGTGCGGAGGGCGGGCTCCCGGGGTCGTCCCGGGTGCCCGCCCTTCGTGTGTTCGCGTACGGATCAGACCGTGATCAGGGCCTCCAGCGGGGCGCCCTGCAGAGCCTGCTCCAGACGGGCACGCCCGTCGAGGAAGCTGAGCTCCATGAGGACGGCCACGCCCGCGACCTGGGCGCCGGCCCGCCGGATGAGCTCCAGCGAGGCCTCGGCGGTGCCGCCGGTGGCGAGGACGTCGTCGATGACCATGACACGGTCACCGGCGCTGAGGTCCTCGGCGTGCACCTCGATCTCGGCGCTGCCGTACTCGAGGTCGTACGCCTGCGAGAGCGTCGCTCCGGGGAGCTTGCCCGCCTTGCGTACGGGGATGAACCCGATGCCCGCGCGGACCGAGACCGGTGCGGCCAGGATGAACCCGCGCGCCTCGAGCCCGACGATCTTCGTCGCCCCGTGCTTGACGCACAGGTCGGCGAGGGCGTCGGTGAGGGCCGTGAAGGCCTCCGGGTCCGCGAGCAGCGGCGTGATGTCCTTGAAGACGACGCCGGGCTTCGGATAGTCCTGCACATCCCGGATACGGCTGAGCAGGAGCTCCTGGGTGCTGGTCATCGGCGCTTTCCACGTCCTCGTACGGGCTGCTGGCGCTGGCCGACGACGGCGCCCGCGGGGGCGGCGTCCACCGGCTCGTCACCGTGGTCCTGCACGGAGTCGTCCTCCACGGTCTCGCCCTTGGCGGCAGCGGCGGCCCGCTTGGCGAGCACCCGCTTCTTGAGGGCCTTCATCGCCGGCTCCTGCTCCTTGAGGTCTGCGACCAGAGGCGTGGCGATGAAGATCGAGGAGTACGCACCGGCCGCGAGGCCGACGAAGAGCGACAGCGAGATGTCGTTGATCATACCGGCGCCGAGGACGCCGCCACCGATGAAGAGCAGGCCCGCCACCGGGAGCAGCGCGACGACCGTGGTGTTGATGGAACGCACCAGGGTGCCGTTGAGCGAGCGGTTGGCCATCTCGCTGTAGGTCCAGCGGGTCTGCTTGGTGAGGTCCTTGCCGCCCTCCTTGAGACTGTCGAAGACGACGACAGTGTCGTAGAGGGAGTATCCGAGAATGGTCAAGAGACCGATCACGGTGCCCGGGGTGACCTCGAATCCGACGAGTGCGTAGACACCGACGGTGATAGTGAGGTCGTGGATCAGGGCGATCAAAGCGGCGACGGCCATGCGCCATTCGAAGGCAATCGCCAGATAGATCACTACGAGGACCATGAAGATGGCGAGGCCGGTCCATGCCTTGTTGGCGACCGTCTCACCCCAACTGGGCCCGACGAGGTCGGCGTTGATCTTGTTGACCGG
The sequence above is drawn from the Streptomyces sp. NBC_01465 genome and encodes:
- a CDS encoding adenine phosphoribosyltransferase, which codes for MTSTQELLLSRIRDVQDYPKPGVVFKDITPLLADPEAFTALTDALADLCVKHGATKIVGLEARGFILAAPVSVRAGIGFIPVRKAGKLPGATLSQAYDLEYGSAEIEVHAEDLSAGDRVMVIDDVLATGGTAEASLELIRRAGAQVAGVAVLMELSFLDGRARLEQALQGAPLEALITV
- the secF gene encoding protein translocase subunit SecF is translated as MSRLGTIGAKLYRGEIGYDFVGKRKLWYGISILITITAIVGLAVRGLTMGIEFEGGAVFTTDKTTHVSASVEQIKEDAETASGHDATVQKLGNGSVRIQIAGIDTKQSDKIQAELAKDLNIPVNKINADLVGPSWGETVANKAWTGLAIFMVLVVIYLAIAFEWRMAVAALIALIHDLTITVGVYALVGFEVTPGTVIGLLTILGYSLYDTVVVFDSLKEGGKDLTKQTRWTYSEMANRSLNGTLVRSINTTVVALLPVAGLLFIGGGVLGAGMINDISLSLFVGLAAGAYSSIFIATPLVADLKEQEPAMKALKKRVLAKRAAAAAKGETVEDDSVQDHGDEPVDAAPAGAVVGQRQQPVRGRGKRR